The genome window GGCGTCGAGGGGGGCCTGGAAGAGCCCGTTGCACGGGTAGTTCTTCAGCCACACGCCGTCCGTCGCCCACTCCTCGCCGAGCCCGGCGGTGATGGCGGAGAGGTCCGGGTTGCCCTCGGCGAACGTGGCGTACACGCCGAACTCGCCCTCCAGGACCTCGCGGGGCCCGGTGAAGCCCTCCCGCGCCAGGAGCGCGGCCGTGACACCTAACTCTGCGGCGCGGCCGGCGTTGAGCCTCCTGGCCATCGAGCCCTCCTTGTGGGCCTGCATGGTGCCGAAGGCGTGCGAGCCGGCGATGCCGAGGGCGTGCGCGGTCCGTTCGGCGTCGAGCCCGATGGCTCTGGCGGCGCCGGCGGCGGACCCGAACACGCCGAAGACCGTGATCGGGTAGAGGCCCCGCTCGGGCCACGGCGTCGCGGTCTTGTCCTGTCCGTAGCTGACGCGGACGCCGACCTCGTAGCCGGCGATGACTCCGGCCAGGACGTCGGCGCCGGTGGCGCCCACGGCCTCCCCGGCGGCGAACGCCGCCGGCGCCGCGATCGCGAAGGGGTGGCCGTCGCCCCTGACGTGCATGTCCTCGTACTCGAAGCCCATCGCCAGCGTGCCGGACGCCAGCGCGGCGGCGGGCGCGGAGACGCGATGCCGCGTGCCCAGCACCTGCGACGCGGCCGGCCCCGAGCCGTGGGCGAGGGCGTACCTCGTAACCGCCTCGCCCCACGGGGTGCGGGACGCCACG of Trueperaceae bacterium contains these proteins:
- a CDS encoding MmgE/PrpD family protein, coding for MPTRTLAAFASGLRLADVPDRVVDRTLCMLLDQHGIASFVASRTPWGEAVTRYALAHGSGPAASQVLGTRHRVSAPAAALASGTLAMGFEYEDMHVRGDGHPFAIAAPAAFAAGEAVGATGADVLAGVIAGYEVGVRVSYGQDKTATPWPERGLYPITVFGVFGSAAGAARAIGLDAERTAHALGIAGSHAFGTMQAHKEGSMARRLNAGRAAELGVTAALLAREGFTGPREVLEGEFGVYATFAEGNPDLSAITAGLGEEWATDGVWLKNYPCNGLFQAPLDA